The Flavobacterium sp. M31R6 nucleotide sequence ATTCATTTCCCTCTTTGTCCAAAATCTGGGTGGGACGCATAGTGTCATACCAATCGGGATTCATTCTTCCAAAATCATAGCCGGAATCCATCTGTATAAAACCAAAAATTTCCATGGTTTTGTCTGTTCCGGCGTTTTGGGCGTTCAGACCGCAGTAAAACAATAAAATAATCAGAGTAGCGTATCTTATTTTTATCATATTTTTTGGTTTTAAATAGTGATTGAAATACTGCCGTTTGATTTGTAAAAAACGTCAAATGAGAGGGGAAACAAAAAACGATGGTTTTTACTTATCAAATTTAATAAAAACTTTATAACTATTTTAATTACAATAGTTTATATTCTGTTTTTTCAATTGGACGATTTATTTAAAACGCAGCTAATAGAAGAAACCAATAATTTACGCCAGTTTTTTTGAAAGCAAAAGCGTTTTGAACTGTTGGAAGTGACAGCGAACGGTATTAAGTTGAGTTCAGTTTAAGTTTTAAGACTGCTTTTGTTTGATTTAAGGCAATTTTAAACCACAGACAGCTTCTTTGCTTGTTTATGGTAAAAACTAACGAATAAGCGCTAATTTTAGTTTTTCCGTTAAATCGAAAAGTAATATCGACAGAAAATAAAAAATCACGAAAAATACCGTTTTGATTCGGGTTTGTTCGTGATTTTGAGTATTAGAATTTAGATTTTTCTACAAAGATTGAATCAAAATCCAAGCTTCAGGATTATCTGTTTCTGTTATGGAGTCTTTTTCTTTTTCCGCTTCCGCAAAAGTAGCGTAGCTTCCGTATAAAACTGGGTATAGCCCGTTTTTGTTAATTCCCAAAACTCTTGCTTTAAAACCTTTGGCAATTAATTGGTTGTATCTTTTTTGTGCATTGGCTTCGCTTCTAAAAGCGCCGGCCATAATGTGATAAGGCATTTTTGTTTCTACTTCTTTCTCGGATTTCAAAGAAAGTGTAACGGCAGGAATTGGCGTTTGTATGAAGAAAGTTGCTTCCTGAATTTTATGTTGCACTTGTTTTTGAACGGCTGTTTCCACCAAAACAGTTTCAGAAGCTATTTGATTTTGATACATCGGATAACCGATAGATCCAGCAATTGCCAATCCGATAACGAAAACAACGGCATATTTTAGGTAAGGGCTTCTTTCTCTGGTTTCTGGTATGAAATTGAAAACAGGTTTTTCTTCCTCGATTACCACTGATGCAGCTGCAGATACAAATGTTGATTTTTCAAATGTTAATTCCGGTTTAGGAAGAGCTGCTTCTCTTTTCACCGCAGGCGAAACAAAAGAAGTCAATCCGAAAGATTGAGCCAAATAATTGGTCTGTTCGTTGGGTGTGAAAAGAATATTGTTCTCGGCAGTCAAAGTCAGAACACCGATATTTTTTATCGAAAAACTACGATTCTCCTGTAGTGTTTTTTTCCAGTTCAAAACCTCATATTCGATAGCGCTTACGGCATAATCGTATGAAGTTTTTTCCGCTTGTGCGATATGATTGGCTAATAACCCATCATTGTTTTTGATGTGCGTATTAAAGGAAATCACCTTTTTTGGAGGGAAAAAAGAATGGGTATTTTCAAGCAGTTGAGCCGATTGAATTTCGGTCAAGAACGCTCCAAAACCAGGAACAGTTACACATTGATAACGGTATAAAAGTTGCGCGATATAAAGTTCTATTTTCATAGTAGCAAAGTTATACAACGGGAATAGTTATCAAAATTTTATTCACAATTTTTATTAACAATTTGCATATGTAAGGTTATCAGTGTTTTATGTTTATGTTTTTGTTCGTTGAAAATTTAATATGTCCCTATTTTTCAAAAAAAGTGTCGAATTTTAATTTTTAACCTTTTTGATTTTCAAAAAATTGTCTTATAATTGTAAGATATGTCAGAAGAAAATAGATTTTACGAATTGGCTTTATTGCGGGTAGAAGGAGTTGGGGATATTATGGCCAAAAAGCTGCTCACCCATTTTGGGACTGCCGAAAATGTTTTGAATGCCAAAGCCTCACAGCTTGCCGCTATTGATGGGGTAGGTTCTGTTTTGTTGAAAAACTTTAAAGACAAAACCATTTTTGATAAAGCTGAACGGGAGCTGGATTTCATTCAAAAGAATAATATTGAAGTACTTTCTTTTCAAGATGAAAAATATCCAGAACGTTTAAAACACTGTATTGATGGCCCTGTCTTACTTTTTTCCTCCGGGAATATTGATTTGAAAAACCGAAAAATCATCAGCATTGTCGGTACGCGCCAAATAACGTCTTATGGAACTGAATTTTGCAGAAAACTGATAGAAGATTTGGCACCCTTGGATCCGATAATTGTCAGCGGCTTTGCTTATGGTGTCGATATCGTGGCGCACCAACTGGCGATGGAGCACGATTTGCAGACAATTGGCGTTGTGGCTCACGGTTTGAATCAAATTTACCCAAAACCACATAAAAAATACGTTGCTAAAATGGAGCAGAATGGCGGTTTTATGACCGAATTCTGGAGCACTTCCAATCCTGATAAGGAGAATTTTGTTCGACGAAACCGCATAGTAGCCGGAATGACCGAAGCCACAATCGTCATCGAATCAGCCGATAGAGGCGGTTCGCTCATCACTGCAAATATGGCCAACGATTACAATCGAGATGTTTTTGCAGTTCCGGGACGTACCACCGATAAATACAGCCAAGGATGCAATAATTTGATAAAAACCCAAAAGGCAAGTGTTCTTACTAGTGCTGCCGATTTGATTTACAATCTGAATTGGGATATCCAGGAAAAAACCAAAGCCGTTCAAAAGCAATTGTTTGTCACGCTTGATGATGACGAACAGAAAGTGCACGATTATCTTTTGAAAACTGGTAAAGAATTGATGGACATCATCGCTTTGAATTGTGATTTTCCCATTTACCGTATTTCGGGTTTACTGCTCAATATGGAATTGAAGGGCGTGATACGGCCTTTGCCAGGGAAAATGTTTGAGGCGATTTAACGCTATTACAGATTTATAATTATACTATTATCAGTTTTTTTTCATTTCATTATTCATATCAATTTTCATTTGTTCTACTATTTTTTTTATTTGTTCATTGGAAGACATCACATTTTCTGTTTGGGCTAACCACTTATCAAAGTTCTTTTTATCAATTTTATAAAAATAGCCTTGTAAAATATAAAAGGCATTTTCAGCAACATATGTTTTATCGGGGCAAACTTCCAACGAATTTCTGTAGCGATCGATAGCTGCATCTAACTGATGAGTATTTACCAATGCATAAATATATTCTTTATTAATGAAGGCATCTGTAGGATTTACAACTAGCGCTTTTTTTAGTACTTCAATAGCTTTTTTATATTGTTGCAAGCGATTATAAGAGTAGGCTAATTGGACAGACAATCCTTCATATTCGCTATTGATTTTAGATGCTTTTTCTAATAACTCCATTGCTTTTTGATATTCTCCCCAAGCATTATAGATAGAACCCCAGCTGTACAATTGTTCAATTGAGCCTTCTTTAAATTTATTTAAGCTTTGCGAATTAGGATCTTTTCTTATTTTTAATTGCTCGAAATTTGCTTCAGGTATTATAGCAATAAGGGTTTTACTTGGATATAAAGGGACTTTTATCGAAGAGTTCTCCTCATTTGGATATGCTTTAATCTTTCCTGTAGGATCAATTTTTAAATTACCTCTATACTCAAATGTAAGACCTGCTCGTGAATCCACGAAAATGAAACCATATTTATATAATCCACCATATTCCTCTGGAAATGCAACCCATTTATTTTCACAATCAAGTATTGTTTTGTCAAATGTTAACTGCGCAGATGATGTAATGCTAATCAGTAAAAATAAGGTGAAAAGAAGGATCTTCATGATGTAGTTTTTTTATCTGATTATAGTAAAATGGTATTATATACTTTGTTCTCACAGGGCTTTAGTTGTTTGGTAAATATAAACGATTTATACATAAAATTTATTTTGAAAGGAACCTAATAAAAAGTTGTTTGTGATTGCATGTTTTGATAGTATCAAAATATATTTAATATGATTTTAAAAAGATAATTAGGTTTAATCGGAAGCCAAAAAAAAGCAGATGTCCAAAAACATCTGCAATCTTAATTCGTTAATAATAAATCTAAAATCTTCATTTTAAAGCCTTAAAAAGTATCTCAACAGGATGAAATGCTTTTCGGCTTGTTCCATCGCTTATTTGGTGTCTGCAGCTCGTTCCCGAGGCAGAAATCAACGTGGCCTGTTCTTCTGAACGGATCGTTGGGAATAAAACCAATTCTCCTATTTTCATCGAAATGTCATAATGTTCTTTTTCATATCCAAAAGATCCCGCCATACCGCAACATCCGCTTGGGATATTGAGTACCGTATAGTTTTTTGGTAGCATCAAGATTTTCTTTAGAGGTACCAATGAAGACAAGGCTTTTTGGAAACAGTGACCGTGCATACGAACTCTTTCGGTGTTTTCCGTGAAAGAATCTGATGTGATTCGTCCTTCGTCTAATTCTTTGGCCAAAAATTCTTCGATAAGCATGGCTCTGCTCGAGAATGCTTTTGCTTTTTCTTTAAAATCGCCACGACATAAATCTGGATATTCATCACGGAATGATAATATGGCTGAAGGCTCAATTCCAATCAAAATGGCGTTTTCAGGCATTTCTTTGGCGAATGCCTGAGTGTTTTTTTCTGCCAATTCTCTGGCTTCTTTCAGCATTCCTTTCGAAAGATAGGTTCTTCCGCTGATACCGATTTCAGGAACCACTACTTCATAACCCAAACGGTTAAAAAGCTTTACGGCTGTTTGACCAATTTCGACATCATAGAAATTCAGGAATTCATCATTATACAAATAGACTTTCCCCTGAATGAAATTCCCTGTTTGTCTGTAGCTTTTGATCCACTTGGCAAAGGTAATTTTGTGCATTAATGGCAACGATCTTTCGGTTGCAAAACCGGTTGAACGTTTCATAAGATTTCCTATGATTCCTTTGGAACCAAAATTATACAACCATGGCAATGAAGCAAACAATTGATTGATTTTTGGTGTGTTACCAATTAATTTCGAACGGAATTTTACTCCGTTTTTATCATGGTATTGTTGTAAAGTTTCCGCTTTCAATTTAGCCATATCCACATTCGAAGGACATTCGGATTTACATCCTTTACAGCTCAAACATAAATCAAGAACTTCAAGTAAACCTTCATCGTCAAACTTATTTTCTTTGGTAGAATTGGTGATGGTTTCTCTCAATATGTTGGCTCTGGCGCGAGTGGTGTGTTTTTCATCACGTGTTGCCATATAACTTGGGCACATTGTACCACCGCTTTTTTCTGTTTTTCTACAGTCTCCCGATCCGTTGCACATCTCGGCAGCACGCACGATACCGTTGTGCTCGGAGAAATCAAAATAGGTTTCCGGCATTGGAGTATCTTGACCTGGGGTATATCTCAGGCTAGTGTCCATTGGAGGCGTATTTACCACTTTCCCTGGATTAAAAATGCCCCAAGGATCCCAAGTATTTTTCACTTGGATAAACATTTGGTAGATTTCTTCTCCCAACATCAGCGGAATAAATTCACCACGAAGTCTTCCGTCTCCGTGTTCCCCGCTTAAGGAACCTTTGTATTTTTTAACCAAATGGGCAATGTCAGTAGCGATAGTTCTGAAAAGTGCCGCTCCTTCTTTGGTTTTTAGGTCAATGATAGGGCGAAGGTGCAATTCTCCTGTCGCTGCGTGGGCATAATGCACACAACTTAGATTTCGCTCTTTTAAAATAGCATTAAAATCTTCGATAAAATCAGGTAAATCATTTACGTCAACGGCTGTATCTTCAATAACGGCAACCGCTTTGGCATCGCCAGGAATATTAGACAATAATCCCAATCCGGCTTTTCTCAAATTCCAAACCTTATTGGTGTCTTCGCCCCAAACAATTGGGAAGTGGTAACCAAGGTTTTTGGAACGCATCAGCTCTTCCATTTCTTGGGCGATTTGAATAATTTCTTCTTTCGAGTCCCTTAAAAATTCAACGACCAAAATTGCCTGTGGATCGCCTTCCACAAAGAATCTATTTTTGCTTTGCTCGATATTTTCTTTGGTACATTCAAGGATATAATGGTCGATTAACTCAACACTGTCCGGCTTGAATTTCAAGGCTTCCAAGTTGGCTTTCAACGATTCGTTGATGCTATTGTGGTGTACGCAGACCAAACCAGCGAAAGGTTTTAGTGCATCAACCAAATTCAGTTTAATCGCAGTCGAAAAGAACAAAGTCCCTTCGGAACCGGCGATTAATTTACAAAAATTAAATTTTTCGGTCGGATCGCCAAAAGGCTGACTATCTGCCAATAAATCCAATGCATAACCCGTATTTCTTCTCGGAATTGATTTTTTAGGATAATTTTCGTCGAATAAAGCTCTGTTAGCCGGAGATGACAATAATTCTTTGGTTTGAACATAAATAGCTTGTTCCAATGGGCTAACGACATTTACTCCGTTGCATTTGTCTTCAAACTCGGCATTGGTCAAAGCACCAAAAGTAACTTCATTTCCATCTGCCAAGAAACCTTTGATTTCAAGTAAATGCTCACGAGTGGAACCATAAATCACGGATCTTGCGCCACAGGCATTGTTACCCACCATTCCGCCAATCATACAACGGTTACTGGTCGAGGTTTCCGGGCCAAAGAATAATTTATAGGATTTTAAATGTAAATTCAGTTCGTCACGAATCACTCCAGGTTCTACCCAAGCCGATTTTTCAACGGGATCAACCGAAAGTATTTTGGTAAATTCCTGTGAAATATCAACCACGATTCCATTCCCGACAACCTGTCCAGCAAGAGAAGTTCCAGCTGCACGAGGAATTACGCTGCTTTTGTTTTCTCTGGCAAAAGCAATGATTTTTTGAATATCTTCTTTAGTTTTTGGAATGGCCACTGCCAACGGCATTTCTTTGTAAGCACTTGCATCAGTGGCATAAAGTGTACGCATGGTGTGGTCGTACAATAATTTTCCATCTAATTGCTTTTCAAGACTTTCAAGGTTCATTTTATTTATGATTGAGGATTAACGATTTTTGATTAACGATTTTTGATTTTGTTGAGACGAATCACTAAATTCTAAAAAAAACAGCATTTATTTTTTACCATATAAGTCATATAAGCTTTTTGATATCTAGTTAAATTAGTAATTAAAAAAGTTCATATAATTTAAAAATGGTTTTCAACATTTTTTCTTAAATGAACTTTGATTTTTCTTAATTCTGTTTTAAATAAAAACTTATATGACTTATATGGTTAATAATTTGTTTGATAAAAATGCCACTATTTGTAGAATTAACAGTTACGAATAAAACGTTAATCAGTAATCTAAAATCTTAATATAGAATTCTATATCGAATGGTATTTGGAATCTTTTTCAGTTTTTTCTCCAAATCTTTATTGTGGAAATTATCAATATCAGTAATTACATAACCCAAAGTTTCGTTGGTTTTCAAATATTGTCCCAAAATATTGTTATCATACTCCAAAAGAATATTATTGATTTGTGCCAAAATACCTTTCACGTTTTCGTGGATATGCATGATACGGTGCGCACTTTGAAGTTCAGGAAGCTGAATTTCAGGAAGGTTAACGCTTCCGTAAGTCGTACCTGTATTGATGTAATTAATGATTTTGTTGGCAACATAATGTCCAATATCTTCTTGTGCTTCTTCTGTACTTCCACCAATATGCGGAGTCAATATCACATTTGACAATCCTTGCAATTCGGACACAAATGGTTCGTCATTGTTTTTTGGTTCATAAGGGAAAACATCAACTGCAGCCCCGTGAATTTTTCCACTTTTCAAATTGGCTACCAATGCTTCAATATCAACAACGTGACCTCTGGAAAGGTTTAGAAAAACAACACCTGGCTTCATGTAATCAAAAGCGTCGGCATCGATTAAATTTTTATTGCTTGCGCGTCCGTCAACGTGTAAAGAAACAACATCTGAAAGGGACAATAATTCTTTCAAAGAAGAACATTTTTTGGCATTTCCAAGAGCCAATCTGTCAACGGCATCATAGAAAAACACTTTCATTCCTAATGCTTCGGCTACGATAGAAAGTTGTGATCCAATACTTCCGTATCCAACCAAACCTAGTTTTTTACCGCGGATTTCAACACTGTTTGTGGCCGATTTGTCCCAAACACCTTGGTGCATCAATTTGCTTTTTTCGAAAGTGTTACGAACCAACATGATAATTTGTCCCAATGCCAATTCCACAACTGATCTGGTGTTGCTGTATGGCGCATTGAAAACCGAAATCCCTTTCATGCTACAAGCGTTCAAATCGACTTGATTGGTTCCAATACAAAATGTTCCAACGGCGTGAAGTTTATTGGCATGTTCCAAAACCTTGGCCGTAACGTGAGTTTTTGAACGAATTCCAAGAATTGAAACGCCTTTTATTTTTTCGATCAATTCGTCTTCAGACAAAGATCCTTTGATAGTTTCAACATTATAGCCTTCGTGTTCAAAGATTTTAACCGCATCTTGGTGAACATTTTCCAATAACAAAACGTTAATTCTGTTTTTTGGATAAGAAACCGAAGCTTTATAAGACAGTTCATAAAGAATTTCGTCCAATGAAGGTGCTATTTGGCTGGCTTTTTCTACCACAATTTTACGACTTACATTTTCTGTAAAAGCAAAAAATTTAGATACTGCTCCACCTTCAAGAGTTTCATAATCGGTATAACCATCACCAATCATTATCGCTTCTCCTTTAAGGTTTAATGATTTGATTTTTTTTACTTTTCCTTGGTTTTCACACAATTCGTCTTTTTCGTCAAAACCAATTATTTTACCGTCATGGTCAAATTTGAAAGTATTGGCCAAAACATGCTCTGGCTTGATACCGTATTCCTGAACAATTGGGATAATAATTTCCTTAAAACCGTTTGAAATAATATAAATGTTTTCGGAATGTTGCTTAAAAAATGTTCTGTTTCTAATTACAGAAGCAGTTACTTTCTTTTTCAACTCTTCAATAACAGTCCCAATATGGTCTCTGTTGGCTTGCAATAACTGAATTCTTTTAGTCAAAGATTCTTTTAGGGACAATTTACCTTCCATTCCTAGGTCGGTTAATCGTTGAATTTCGCTTAATATTTGCTCACCAGCTGCACTATCTTGGTAAATTACTTCACATAACACATCTAGTGCTTCGACTTTAATAAAAGTACTGTCAAAATCGAATATAAATGTTTCCTGATTTTCTGTCATCTTTTTTGTGTTTGTCACAAATACAAATTATTTGTAAATTTTTTGCACAAAGATAAACCCTCGATTGTTATTCTGAAAATATATTGGTATAATACTAGCCCGTTTAACGATAATTGAGGTTATTGTTATAAATAGTCTTTTTGATTGTGTTTTGTTGCATTTAAACCTAGAAAATCAATTTTAAATTTTATTTTATTTATTTTGAAAAGTGTTTTTCATCAAGGGTTTTCGCAATAAGAGAGTGATATTTCTTAAAAAAGACAATAACTTGTCGTAATCCAATCCAAAAAACGGTGAATTTGACAAGTTATTGAATTGTTTTTAGCTTCTAATTTTGCAATTTCACATCTGTGCTTTCAAAAATTTTATCGGCTGATGAAGCCACAAATCCTTGGTATAAGTTTCCATCAGGCATAGCGTATCGCAAGGCAAATTCATAGTAGCAAGATGGAATTTCGATAGAACCTTCTTCAAAGGTAATTGTGTATAAATCTGCCAATGTACTGGATTGCTCCAAAAATTGTTCAGGTGTTCCTTTTATTTTTCCACCGGAAGCATTTAATTTCCAACCGTTTTCCTCCAAGAAATCGTTTAATTCTTCTAGTTTTTTAAAATGCTTAAGCGCATTTACACTAATCGTAAAATGATTGGCTCTAAAACCGTAGATATACATCCAAGCAGCGTATTCTGATTCTTCCAAGAGTGATTTGTATATCGCTTGTGAATCTGATTTCCAAAAAGTACTGTTCAAAGCCAATTGTGGGTGATTAAATTCATTCGGATCGCAATCGTCCAATAATTTTTTAACCGTGTTTTGTAACGATTCGGAACATTTTTCCAACTCTAATTCGGAGATAAAAATTCTCGGTGCATCTTTGTCTGTAGTATGTTCGTAATGTTTTGCAAATAACTTTTTAGATTCAAAAACATACTCTCCACGGGCTTCATATCCAACGTTTACGAAAATTTTTTCTAAAACAGAGATGTTGACTCTTTTGTCATTAAATGTTCTAATCGCAATATGATCATTTAGAATCGTTTCGCCTTTCTCTTCTAATAAAGTGTGTATTTTTTTTGCAGATGGGGTTATTTCAGCATATTGTTCCCATAGTTTCGAAAGCAGTTGATTTTTGTCCATTTCTGTCTGTGTTTTTAAATTGTAAGAATGACACAAAACTAAATAGAAATGTGTCGAACTAACATAATGTTGACTCGATTATTTATAAATAGACACATTTGAATAAAAATTATGTAATTTTGACATCAATAAGCATTGTTTCTGCTTTAGAATTGTCAATGTTATAGTTTTCAACCAAATAGTTAAGTGATGTCAAACTCCAAAAACAACGAAAATACTGATTATTTAGATCAA carries:
- a CDS encoding FAD-binding and (Fe-S)-binding domain-containing protein, translated to MNLESLEKQLDGKLLYDHTMRTLYATDASAYKEMPLAVAIPKTKEDIQKIIAFARENKSSVIPRAAGTSLAGQVVGNGIVVDISQEFTKILSVDPVEKSAWVEPGVIRDELNLHLKSYKLFFGPETSTSNRCMIGGMVGNNACGARSVIYGSTREHLLEIKGFLADGNEVTFGALTNAEFEDKCNGVNVVSPLEQAIYVQTKELLSSPANRALFDENYPKKSIPRRNTGYALDLLADSQPFGDPTEKFNFCKLIAGSEGTLFFSTAIKLNLVDALKPFAGLVCVHHNSINESLKANLEALKFKPDSVELIDHYILECTKENIEQSKNRFFVEGDPQAILVVEFLRDSKEEIIQIAQEMEELMRSKNLGYHFPIVWGEDTNKVWNLRKAGLGLLSNIPGDAKAVAVIEDTAVDVNDLPDFIEDFNAILKERNLSCVHYAHAATGELHLRPIIDLKTKEGAALFRTIATDIAHLVKKYKGSLSGEHGDGRLRGEFIPLMLGEEIYQMFIQVKNTWDPWGIFNPGKVVNTPPMDTSLRYTPGQDTPMPETYFDFSEHNGIVRAAEMCNGSGDCRKTEKSGGTMCPSYMATRDEKHTTRARANILRETITNSTKENKFDDEGLLEVLDLCLSCKGCKSECPSNVDMAKLKAETLQQYHDKNGVKFRSKLIGNTPKINQLFASLPWLYNFGSKGIIGNLMKRSTGFATERSLPLMHKITFAKWIKSYRQTGNFIQGKVYLYNDEFLNFYDVEIGQTAVKLFNRLGYEVVVPEIGISGRTYLSKGMLKEARELAEKNTQAFAKEMPENAILIGIEPSAILSFRDEYPDLCRGDFKEKAKAFSSRAMLIEEFLAKELDEGRITSDSFTENTERVRMHGHCFQKALSSLVPLKKILMLPKNYTVLNIPSGCCGMAGSFGYEKEHYDISMKIGELVLFPTIRSEEQATLISASGTSCRHQISDGTSRKAFHPVEILFKALK
- a CDS encoding DUF1338 domain-containing protein, whose protein sequence is MDKNQLLSKLWEQYAEITPSAKKIHTLLEEKGETILNDHIAIRTFNDKRVNISVLEKIFVNVGYEARGEYVFESKKLFAKHYEHTTDKDAPRIFISELELEKCSESLQNTVKKLLDDCDPNEFNHPQLALNSTFWKSDSQAIYKSLLEESEYAAWMYIYGFRANHFTISVNALKHFKKLEELNDFLEENGWKLNASGGKIKGTPEQFLEQSSTLADLYTITFEEGSIEIPSCYYEFALRYAMPDGNLYQGFVASSADKIFESTDVKLQN
- a CDS encoding SPOR domain-containing protein, with translation MKIELYIAQLLYRYQCVTVPGFGAFLTEIQSAQLLENTHSFFPPKKVISFNTHIKNNDGLLANHIAQAEKTSYDYAVSAIEYEVLNWKKTLQENRSFSIKNIGVLTLTAENNILFTPNEQTNYLAQSFGLTSFVSPAVKREAALPKPELTFEKSTFVSAAASVVIEEEKPVFNFIPETRERSPYLKYAVVFVIGLAIAGSIGYPMYQNQIASETVLVETAVQKQVQHKIQEATFFIQTPIPAVTLSLKSEKEVETKMPYHIMAGAFRSEANAQKRYNQLIAKGFKARVLGINKNGLYPVLYGSYATFAEAEKEKDSITETDNPEAWILIQSL
- a CDS encoding tetratricopeptide repeat protein, giving the protein MKILLFTLFLLISITSSAQLTFDKTILDCENKWVAFPEEYGGLYKYGFIFVDSRAGLTFEYRGNLKIDPTGKIKAYPNEENSSIKVPLYPSKTLIAIIPEANFEQLKIRKDPNSQSLNKFKEGSIEQLYSWGSIYNAWGEYQKAMELLEKASKINSEYEGLSVQLAYSYNRLQQYKKAIEVLKKALVVNPTDAFINKEYIYALVNTHQLDAAIDRYRNSLEVCPDKTYVAENAFYILQGYFYKIDKKNFDKWLAQTENVMSSNEQIKKIVEQMKIDMNNEMKKN
- the dprA gene encoding DNA-processing protein DprA, with the translated sequence MSEENRFYELALLRVEGVGDIMAKKLLTHFGTAENVLNAKASQLAAIDGVGSVLLKNFKDKTIFDKAERELDFIQKNNIEVLSFQDEKYPERLKHCIDGPVLLFSSGNIDLKNRKIISIVGTRQITSYGTEFCRKLIEDLAPLDPIIVSGFAYGVDIVAHQLAMEHDLQTIGVVAHGLNQIYPKPHKKYVAKMEQNGGFMTEFWSTSNPDKENFVRRNRIVAGMTEATIVIESADRGGSLITANMANDYNRDVFAVPGRTTDKYSQGCNNLIKTQKASVLTSAADLIYNLNWDIQEKTKAVQKQLFVTLDDDEQKVHDYLLKTGKELMDIIALNCDFPIYRISGLLLNMELKGVIRPLPGKMFEAI
- the serA gene encoding phosphoglycerate dehydrogenase, which gives rise to MTENQETFIFDFDSTFIKVEALDVLCEVIYQDSAAGEQILSEIQRLTDLGMEGKLSLKESLTKRIQLLQANRDHIGTVIEELKKKVTASVIRNRTFFKQHSENIYIISNGFKEIIIPIVQEYGIKPEHVLANTFKFDHDGKIIGFDEKDELCENQGKVKKIKSLNLKGEAIMIGDGYTDYETLEGGAVSKFFAFTENVSRKIVVEKASQIAPSLDEILYELSYKASVSYPKNRINVLLLENVHQDAVKIFEHEGYNVETIKGSLSEDELIEKIKGVSILGIRSKTHVTAKVLEHANKLHAVGTFCIGTNQVDLNACSMKGISVFNAPYSNTRSVVELALGQIIMLVRNTFEKSKLMHQGVWDKSATNSVEIRGKKLGLVGYGSIGSQLSIVAEALGMKVFFYDAVDRLALGNAKKCSSLKELLSLSDVVSLHVDGRASNKNLIDADAFDYMKPGVVFLNLSRGHVVDIEALVANLKSGKIHGAAVDVFPYEPKNNDEPFVSELQGLSNVILTPHIGGSTEEAQEDIGHYVANKIINYINTGTTYGSVNLPEIQLPELQSAHRIMHIHENVKGILAQINNILLEYDNNILGQYLKTNETLGYVITDIDNFHNKDLEKKLKKIPNTIRYRILY